The Cellulosimicrobium cellulans genome contains the following window.
GGGTACGAGGCCGAGGGGCCGGGGTATCCGGACGGCGGCCGGGCGGGGGACGGCGGTGTGGGTCCGGGGCCGGGCGGAAGGGTCACGACGGCGAGGCTAGCAACCGTCCCGTGGCGGGGCGCGGGCGCCGACGGACGTATCATTCCCGTTCGTGACGATCACGATCGGAGTCCTGGCGCTGCAGGGCGACGTGCGCGAGCACCGCGCCGCGCTCGAGACCGCGGGTGCCCGCACGGTCGGCGTGCGGCGCCCTGAGGAGCTCGCCGCGGTCGACGGGCTGGTGCTCCCCGGGGGCGAGTCGACGACGATCGACAAGCTCCTGCGCATCTTCGAGCTCGCGGAGCCGCTGCGCGCCCGCATCGCCGGGGGCCTGCCGGTCTACGGCTCGTGCGCCGGCATGATCCTGCTCGCCGACCGCATCCTCGGTGGCACGGCCGACCAGCGGACCATCGGCGGTCTCGACGTGACGGTCCGGCGCAACGCCTTCGGCCGGCAGGTCGACTCGTTCGAGACCGACCTCGCGTTCGAGGGCCTGGCCCCGCGGGACGGCGCTCGCGACGGGGGAGCCACGGCGCGCGCGGAGCAGGGCGCGGTGCATGCCGTGTTCATCCGCGCGCCGTGGGTAGAGGAGGTCGGTCCGGGCGTGAAGGTCCTCGCCCGGATCCCCGACCACGAGGCGCCCGGCATCCCGGCGGCCGCCGCCGGTAGGATCGTCGCAGTCCAGCAGGGATCGCTGCTCGCCACCTCGTTCCACCCGGAGATCTCCGGGGACGCGCGCGTGCACGAGCTGTTCGTCAGAATCGCGAAGGGGTAGGAACGCATGTCAGGGCATTCCAAGTGGGCCACGACCAAGCACAAGAAGGCGGCCATCGACGCCAAGCGCGGCAAGCTCTTCGCGAAGCTCATCAAGAACATCGAGGTCGCGGCGCGCACGGGCGGCGGTGACCCCGCGGGCAACCCGACGCTGTTCGACGCCATCCAGAAGGCGAAGAAGTCGTCGGTCCCCAACGACAACATCGACCGCGCCGTCAAGCGCGGGTCCGGCACGGGCGCCGACGCCGTCGACTACCAGACGATCATGTACGAGGGCTACGGCCCCAACGGCATCGCCGTCCTGGTCGAGTGCCTCACCGACAACAAGAACCGGGCGGCCTCCGAGGTCCGCCTCGCGTTCAGCCGCAACGGCGGCAACCTCGCCGACCCGGGCTCCGTGTCCTACCTCTTCTCGCGCAAGGGCCTCGTCGTCGTGCCGAAGGCGGAC
Protein-coding sequences here:
- a CDS encoding YebC/PmpR family DNA-binding transcriptional regulator — protein: MSGHSKWATTKHKKAAIDAKRGKLFAKLIKNIEVAARTGGGDPAGNPTLFDAIQKAKKSSVPNDNIDRAVKRGSGTGADAVDYQTIMYEGYGPNGIAVLVECLTDNKNRAASEVRLAFSRNGGNLADPGSVSYLFSRKGLVVVPKADGVTEDDVMLAALEAGAEEVTDSGEVIEVLSEASDLVAVRSAIQEAGIEYDSADSIWHPSMEVEVDAEGARKILRLIDALEDSDDVQNVYANFDASDEVMAELENDD
- the pdxT gene encoding pyridoxal 5'-phosphate synthase glutaminase subunit PdxT → MTITIGVLALQGDVREHRAALETAGARTVGVRRPEELAAVDGLVLPGGESTTIDKLLRIFELAEPLRARIAGGLPVYGSCAGMILLADRILGGTADQRTIGGLDVTVRRNAFGRQVDSFETDLAFEGLAPRDGARDGGATARAEQGAVHAVFIRAPWVEEVGPGVKVLARIPDHEAPGIPAAAAGRIVAVQQGSLLATSFHPEISGDARVHELFVRIAKG